In Leptodactylus fuscus isolate aLepFus1 chromosome 2, aLepFus1.hap2, whole genome shotgun sequence, one genomic interval encodes:
- the AMELX gene encoding amelogenin, X isoform, with product MKSWIMFTSLLGATFSLPLPPNPQHPGFVNISYEILTPLKWYQSMMKNQYPSYGYEPMSGWLKNPMVPMSPMMPQQFPHPHAIPKLPSHHPMLIPQQPVVPLTGHHSLFPIPPSQTQQLHPTYLTNPENRQPTLTQPMEPPKPDLTHQPGQPILPNQPQPPVVEERPQEPWPPISKTQLEELD from the exons ATGAAGTCATGGATTATGTTCACCTCACTCCTAGGAGCTACCTTTTCCCTTCCA CTTCCACCTAATCCCCAGCATCCAGGATTTGTCAATATCAGTTATGAG ATACTGACACCTTTAAAATGGTACCAGTCCATGATGAAGAATCAG TATCCTTCTTACGGCTATGAACCAATGTCTGGATGGCTGAAGAATCCAATGGTTCCCATGTCTCCAATGATGCCACAACAGTTCCCGCATCCACATGCAATTCCAAAACTACCTTCACACCACCCTATGCTAATACCTCAGCAACCAGTCGTGCCTCTAACTGGCCATCATTCACTATTTCCAATTCCACCCTCACAGACCCAACAATTACATCCAACTTATTTAACAAACCCTGAAAATCGACAGCCAACACTCACACAACCTATGGAACCACCAAAGCCTGACCTAACACACCAACCTGGTCAACCGATTCTGCCGAACCAGCCACAGCCCCCTGTAGTTGAAGAAAGGCCACAAGAACCATGGCCACCAATAAGCAAGACTCAATTAGAGGAGCTG gaTTAA